One genomic segment of Mytilus trossulus isolate FHL-02 chromosome 4, PNRI_Mtr1.1.1.hap1, whole genome shotgun sequence includes these proteins:
- the LOC134716032 gene encoding von Willebrand factor A domain-containing protein 5A-like isoform X2, whose product MTRPFGLIIIGVRKLVPLKESKINVTVHGFIANVECQLLYQNETTEPIQTSFVFPMDDMSAVYKFEADINGKHIIAECQEKEEARRTYNDAISHGHTAMLLEEEYTAGDIFECKLGNLPGGEIAILTMSYAVELSYQPGGTVRFTLPTVLNPRYMPVEAVVGGRTTRSQPAGEIDIKSPCILTFKSTITGRYRIKSVSSSKDNLNVTYNKYRTSADIHLVSSFNFYHDLTFDIHYEDPYKPEVLIEYGDPYGDGMLKEDLLMVNFLPQFPSIESSLNRKQEFIFVIDRSGSMHGDRIAKSKETLLLLLKSVPMDCLFNVVSFGSDHTFLFKKSEEYNEKNLNAALALQRRLDANMGGTEILRPLTQIYQQKAKSAYPRQIFLLTDGEVQNTNEVISLVKQNAANTRVFTFGIGEGVSTSLIKGVANASNGKATFIRDKDNMQAKVMSVMKWSMDDCFCNGKVEWHLPPGYKVTTIPTQPPNVFRGEKLVLFALLSSHDKERTTLGSVNLRGDIGGKTISHSMEIDVKQTAHIDLPLHRVAAKHQIKELELNDKDGSNKWLIVLVSKAANVVSKYTSFIGVDRETRVPLESPPEPLIENPFYNMYIPSYGTGRPPPFPMSSPLQPPAFNSPPPGRSGTPPPPPPLSGNVRAYGSGPPPPPPPPGGHLPSYGSGPPPPPPGGHLPTYGSGPPPPPPPPGGHLPSYGGGPPPPPPPPGGHLPSYGGGPPPPPPPPPPGGHLPSYGGGPPPPPPPPCGHLPSYGGGPPPPPPPPGGHLPSYGGGPPPPPPPPGGQLPSYGGGPPPPPPPSVGYNSNLPPAPPPSRAPPGASMPPSRSGPPPAAPPTSSDGGNISSEMDDMMLLVSLQNFNGSWSSSLEIGNITLLKINLLDNEQYAENVWCTAIVIKFLQKFYPDLRDIWDMIQMKALQWIKSQLRADQTVDQLFQDVDDACVV is encoded by the exons ATGACGCGACCATTTGGCCTAATCATTATTGGGGTCCGTAAATTAg TTCCACTGAAGGAATCTAAAATCAATGTGACAGTTCATGGTTTTATAGCCAATGTAGAATGCCAACTGCTATACCAGAATGAAACTACAGAACCCATACAAACCAGTTTTGTTTTTCCTATGGATGATATGTCAGCTGTATACAAGTTTGAAGCTGACATTAATGGAAAGCACATCATCGCAGAGTGTCAGGAAAAGGAAGAG GCCAGAAGAACTTACAATGACGCAATTTCTCATGGACACACCGCAATGTTACTGGAGGAGGAATATACAGCCGGTGACATATTTGAATGTAAACTAGGCAATCTGCCAGGAGGAGAGATAGCCATATTAACTATGAGTTACGCTGTAGAATTATCATATCAGCCAGGTGGTACAGTAAGGTTCACACTTCCCACAGTTCTTAATCCTAGATACATGCCAG TTGAGGCCGTCGTTGGTGGACGTACCACAAGAAGCCAGCCAGCTGGGGAAATTGACATCAAATCGCCCTGTATTCTGACGTTTAAAAGCACCATCACAGGACGGTATAGAATAAAGTCTGTATCTAGTTCAAAAGATAATCTGAATGTAACCTACAACAAATACAGGACATCAGCTGAT ATTCACCTAGTAAGTTCCTTCAACTTTTACCATGACTTAACTTTTGACATCCATTATGAAGATCCATATAAACCCGAGGTTCTAATTGAATATGGAGATCCATATGGAG acGGTATGCTGAAAGAAGATTTATTAATGGTTAATTTCCTGCCACAGTTTCCAAGTATAGAGTCATCTTTAAACCGTAAACAAgagtttatatttgtaatagATCGATCAG GTAGTATGCATGGTGACAGAATAGCAAAATCCAAAGAAACTCTACTACTGTTATTGAAAAGCGTACCAATGGATTGTCTCTTTAATGTGGTGTCATTCGGAAGTGACCAcactttcttatttaaaaa GAGTGAAGAGTATAATGAGAAAAATCTTAATGCTGCTTTGGCTCTCCAGAGGCGTTTAGATGCAAATATGGGTGGGACAGAAATTTTACGTCCACTTACGCAGATATATCAACAAAAGGCTAAAAGTGCATACCCAAGAcag ATATTCCTTTTAACAGACGGCGAAgtacaaaatacaaatgaagTTATATCTCTAGTCAAGCAAAATGCTGCTAATACTAG agtGTTCACCTTTGGAATAGGAGAAGGTGTGTCGACAAGCCTTATCAAAGGCGTGGCCAATGCATCCAATGGGAAAGCGACTTTCATTAGAGACAAAGACAATATGCAAGCAAAG GTAATGTCAGTTATGAAATGGTCAATGGATGATTGTTTCTGTAATGGTAAAGTTGAATGGCACTTACCACCTGGGTACAAAGTAACTACTATACCAACACAGCCACCAAACGTCTTCAGAGGAGAGAAATTAGTATTATTTGCATTGCTGAGCTCTCACGACAAAGAG AGAACAACGTTAGGTTCTGTGAATTTAAGAGGAGATATTGGAGGGAAAACTATATCGCACAGTATGGAAATTGATGTCAAACAAACGGCACATATTGATCTTCCGCTACATCGGGTTGCTGCTAAACACCAGATAAAGGAATTGGAATTAAATGATAAAG ATGGTTCCAATAAGTGGCTCATTGTATTAGTAAGTAAAGCTGCTAATGTTGTGTCTAAGTATACATCATTTATCGGCGTCGACAGGGAAACAAGAGTTCCATTAGAATCA CCACCTGAACCACTGATTGAAAATCCATTTTACAATATGTACATACCATCGTATGGTACCGGTCGACCACCTCCATTTCCAATGTCATCACCTTTACAACCACCTGCATTCAATTCTCCACCACCAGGCCGTTCAGGAACACCGCCACCAC CTCCACCACTTAGCGGAAATGTACGAGCGTATGGTTCAGGACCACCGCCTCCACCTCCACCACCTGGCGGACATCTGCCGTCGTATGGTTCAGGACCACCGCCTCCACCACCTGGCGGACATCTGCCGACGTATGGTTCAGGACCACCGCCTCCGCCTCCACCACCTGGCGGACATCTGCCGTCGTATGGTGGAGGACCACCGCCTCCACCTCCACCACCTGGCGGACATCTGCCGTCGTATGGTGGAGGACCACCGCCTCCACCTCCACCTCCACCACCTGGCGGACATCTGCCGTCGTATGGTGGAGGACCACCGCCTCCACCTCCACCACCTTGCGGACATCTGCCGTCGTATGGTGGAGGACCACCGCCTCCACCTCCACCACCTGGCGGACATCTGCCGTCGTATGGTGGAGGACCACCGCCTCCACCTCCACCACCTGGCGGACAGCTACCGTCGTATGGTGGAGGACCACCACCACCACCTCCACCATCTGTAGGCTATAATTCAAATTTGCCACCTGCACCGCCTCCATCAAGAGCACCTCCTGGCGCGAGTATGCCGCCATCTAGATCAGGACCACCACCAGCAGCACCACCAACAAG CTCAGATGGAGGCAACATATCTAGCGAAATGGACGATATGATGTTGCTGGTTTCGTTACAAAATTTCAACGGATCCTGGTCATCCTCCCTAGAGATTGGGAACATAACGTTGCTGAAAATTAATTTACTTGACAACGAGCAATATGCG GAAAATGTTTGGTGCACCGCTATTGTAATTAAGTTCTTacaaaagttttatccagaCCTTCGAGATATCTGGGATATGATTCAGATGAAAGCACTGCAGTGGATCAAGTCACAACTCAGAGCCGACCAGACAGTTGACCAACTCTTTCAAGATGTCGATGATGCTTGTGTTgtttaa
- the LOC134716032 gene encoding von Willebrand factor A domain-containing protein 5A-like isoform X4: MTARRTYNDAISHGHTAMLLEEEYTAGDIFECKLGNLPGGEIAILTMSYAVELSYQPGGTVRFTLPTVLNPRYMPVEAVVGGRTTRSQPAGEIDIKSPCILTFKSTITGRYRIKSVSSSKDNLNVTYNKYRTSADIHLVSSFNFYHDLTFDIHYEDPYKPEVLIEYGDPYGDGMLKEDLLMVNFLPQFPSIESSLNRKQEFIFVIDRSGSMHGDRIAKSKETLLLLLKSVPMDCLFNVVSFGSDHTFLFKKSEEYNEKNLNAALALQRRLDANMGGTEILRPLTQIYQQKAKSAYPRQIFLLTDGEVQNTNEVISLVKQNAANTRVFTFGIGEGVSTSLIKGVANASNGKATFIRDKDNMQAKVMSVMKWSMDDCFCNGKVEWHLPPGYKVTTIPTQPPNVFRGEKLVLFALLSSHDKERTTLGSVNLRGDIGGKTISHSMEIDVKQTAHIDLPLHRVAAKHQIKELELNDKDGSNKWLIVLVSKAANVVSKYTSFIGVDRETRVPLESPPEPLIENPFYNMYIPSYGTGRPPPFPMSSPLQPPAFNSPPPGRSGTPPPPPPPGLSGTPPPPPPLSGNVRAYGSGPPPPPPPPGGHLPSYGSGPPPPPPGGHLPTYGSGPPPPPPPPGGHLPSYGGGPPPPPPPPGGHLPSYGGGPPPPPPPPPPGGHLPSYGGGPPPPPPPPCGHLPSYGGGPPPPPPPPGGHLPSYGGGPPPPPPPPGGQLPSYGGGPPPPPPPSVGYNSNLPPAPPPSRAPPGASMPPSRSGPPPAAPPTSSDGGNISSEMDDMMLLVSLQNFNGSWSSSLEIGNITLLKINLLDNEQYAENVWCTAIVIKFLQKFYPDLRDIWDMIQMKALQWIKSQLRADQTVDQLFQDVDDACVV; encoded by the exons ATGACA GCCAGAAGAACTTACAATGACGCAATTTCTCATGGACACACCGCAATGTTACTGGAGGAGGAATATACAGCCGGTGACATATTTGAATGTAAACTAGGCAATCTGCCAGGAGGAGAGATAGCCATATTAACTATGAGTTACGCTGTAGAATTATCATATCAGCCAGGTGGTACAGTAAGGTTCACACTTCCCACAGTTCTTAATCCTAGATACATGCCAG TTGAGGCCGTCGTTGGTGGACGTACCACAAGAAGCCAGCCAGCTGGGGAAATTGACATCAAATCGCCCTGTATTCTGACGTTTAAAAGCACCATCACAGGACGGTATAGAATAAAGTCTGTATCTAGTTCAAAAGATAATCTGAATGTAACCTACAACAAATACAGGACATCAGCTGAT ATTCACCTAGTAAGTTCCTTCAACTTTTACCATGACTTAACTTTTGACATCCATTATGAAGATCCATATAAACCCGAGGTTCTAATTGAATATGGAGATCCATATGGAG acGGTATGCTGAAAGAAGATTTATTAATGGTTAATTTCCTGCCACAGTTTCCAAGTATAGAGTCATCTTTAAACCGTAAACAAgagtttatatttgtaatagATCGATCAG GTAGTATGCATGGTGACAGAATAGCAAAATCCAAAGAAACTCTACTACTGTTATTGAAAAGCGTACCAATGGATTGTCTCTTTAATGTGGTGTCATTCGGAAGTGACCAcactttcttatttaaaaa GAGTGAAGAGTATAATGAGAAAAATCTTAATGCTGCTTTGGCTCTCCAGAGGCGTTTAGATGCAAATATGGGTGGGACAGAAATTTTACGTCCACTTACGCAGATATATCAACAAAAGGCTAAAAGTGCATACCCAAGAcag ATATTCCTTTTAACAGACGGCGAAgtacaaaatacaaatgaagTTATATCTCTAGTCAAGCAAAATGCTGCTAATACTAG agtGTTCACCTTTGGAATAGGAGAAGGTGTGTCGACAAGCCTTATCAAAGGCGTGGCCAATGCATCCAATGGGAAAGCGACTTTCATTAGAGACAAAGACAATATGCAAGCAAAG GTAATGTCAGTTATGAAATGGTCAATGGATGATTGTTTCTGTAATGGTAAAGTTGAATGGCACTTACCACCTGGGTACAAAGTAACTACTATACCAACACAGCCACCAAACGTCTTCAGAGGAGAGAAATTAGTATTATTTGCATTGCTGAGCTCTCACGACAAAGAG AGAACAACGTTAGGTTCTGTGAATTTAAGAGGAGATATTGGAGGGAAAACTATATCGCACAGTATGGAAATTGATGTCAAACAAACGGCACATATTGATCTTCCGCTACATCGGGTTGCTGCTAAACACCAGATAAAGGAATTGGAATTAAATGATAAAG ATGGTTCCAATAAGTGGCTCATTGTATTAGTAAGTAAAGCTGCTAATGTTGTGTCTAAGTATACATCATTTATCGGCGTCGACAGGGAAACAAGAGTTCCATTAGAATCA CCACCTGAACCACTGATTGAAAATCCATTTTACAATATGTACATACCATCGTATGGTACCGGTCGACCACCTCCATTTCCAATGTCATCACCTTTACAACCACCTGCATTCAATTCTCCACCACCAGGCCGTTCAGGAACACCGCCACCACCTCCACCACCAGGCCTTTCAGGAACACCGCCACCACCTCCACCACTTAGCGGAAATGTACGAGCGTATGGTTCAGGACCACCGCCTCCACCTCCACCACCTGGCGGACATCTGCCGTCGTATGGTTCAGGACCACCGCCTCCACCACCTGGCGGACATCTGCCGACGTATGGTTCAGGACCACCGCCTCCGCCTCCACCACCTGGCGGACATCTGCCGTCGTATGGTGGAGGACCACCGCCTCCACCTCCACCACCTGGCGGACATCTGCCGTCGTATGGTGGAGGACCACCGCCTCCACCTCCACCTCCACCACCTGGCGGACATCTGCCGTCGTATGGTGGAGGACCACCGCCTCCACCTCCACCACCTTGCGGACATCTGCCGTCGTATGGTGGAGGACCACCGCCTCCACCTCCACCACCTGGCGGACATCTGCCGTCGTATGGTGGAGGACCACCGCCTCCACCTCCACCACCTGGCGGACAGCTACCGTCGTATGGTGGAGGACCACCACCACCACCTCCACCATCTGTAGGCTATAATTCAAATTTGCCACCTGCACCGCCTCCATCAAGAGCACCTCCTGGCGCGAGTATGCCGCCATCTAGATCAGGACCACCACCAGCAGCACCACCAACAAG CTCAGATGGAGGCAACATATCTAGCGAAATGGACGATATGATGTTGCTGGTTTCGTTACAAAATTTCAACGGATCCTGGTCATCCTCCCTAGAGATTGGGAACATAACGTTGCTGAAAATTAATTTACTTGACAACGAGCAATATGCG GAAAATGTTTGGTGCACCGCTATTGTAATTAAGTTCTTacaaaagttttatccagaCCTTCGAGATATCTGGGATATGATTCAGATGAAAGCACTGCAGTGGATCAAGTCACAACTCAGAGCCGACCAGACAGTTGACCAACTCTTTCAAGATGTCGATGATGCTTGTGTTgtttaa